The DNA region atattgaatataccatggactgccaaaagaatgaacaaatctgtcttagaagaagtacaaccaggatgctccttagaggcaaggatggcgagattgcctcttacatactttggacgtgttgtcaggagggatcagtccctggagaaggacatcatgcttggcagagtacagggtcagtggaaaaaaggaagaccctcaacgaggtggattgacacagtggctgccaacaatgagctcaaccataacaacgattgtaaggatggcgcaggaccaggcagtgtttcgttctgttgtgcacggggtcactatgagtcggaaccgattcaacggcacctaacgacaacaacctgGCTCACCTCCCAGGCCACCTGTCAGACCCTGCAGGGCCTGCTATCCTGACCTCCACTCCGCCCCCTCCAGTCACACCTTCCTCTTCAACATGCAAGACGGAGCAGGTTGCTCAGAGTCCTCCATGGCTCGTCAGTGCCCTCAGACTGGGCAACAGCCCACAGGCCTTGCCTGCACAGCCACCCTACCTCAGGGCTGCTAGGCCACTTGCCCGGGAGCCTCTGCCCCACAAGTCCCTCTGTCAGGACTCAGCCCAGTCCCACCACCTCCAGAAGGATGCCAGCCTCCTCCCAAGCCAGCCTGCTTCCATACTTGCCCTCCCCGTGGCCTACCACCAGTCAGGCCCCTCGGACCTCTTCCTGCCccacctccccccccgcccccaccccgttGCTCAGGGAAATGCTAGAAAACCACTGAGGCCTGCCCTCCACACACCCAGGACACTCAGCCCTCTGGGATGAAAAGTCTGCCTTCTAAATGGGACTCTGAGGACTCTGCAGGCCTGGGTACACCCTGGCGAGGCCCTTGGGGCTGCTGGGGCAGGAGGGTCAGTGCCCAACAATGAGAGGCTCCCACGCTGGGCGGTGAGAGGTGGCAGAAGTACCCGACCTCACCTGGGGCCAGGGACCCATCATAGCAGCCCTGGGCAGGGGATGGCATCACTGAGAGCCAGGTGTGGCCAGGGCCCGGCCTCACCTGGGGCCAGGGACTCATCATAGCAGCCCTGGGCAGGGGATGGCATCACTGAGAGCCAGGTGTGCCCAGGGCCTGACCTCACCTGGGGCTAGGGACCCATCATAGCAGCCCTGGGCAGGGGATGGGATCAGAGAACCAGGTGTGCCCAGAGTCTAGTCACTAGCCCCATACCCTCTGTTCTGGGAAGGCAGCCCAGCCGGTGGGTCACAAGGGGGCAAAACCTGGGCTCTGGTGAGGCAACCCCAAAAACCTGGCTCTCACCCTCCAACAGACCTGGAGCCTCCCACCCCACCCAATCCAGGGCTTAGCCCCTTTCCACTGCTCCTGAGCCACTGCCATCTGAGACCAGATCtgactcacccccacccccagcccggGTGCTTAATCCTTCAGGAAGTGGAGGCATCTGTCGGCAGCACCTGCCACCCGGAGCCTGGCCCCACGTGGCTGGGGGCCACAGGGAGGGGGGCACGGGGCCCAGCATGCTCTAGAAGGAGTCCCAGAGGCCCCAGTTCCGGCCTGGCTTATGATCGGTGGTGCCTGCCACCATCCAACTCTCTCAAGCCCACAGTCGAGAAGCAATCTGCCTGCTTGCACATCCCGAGGGACGAGGCGCTCCCTCCCTTACCAGCAGCCCGTTCTGTCCCCTGGGCCATGCTGAATGGCCCCTGTGCCTCCAACTGCAAGCCTGAACACCCAGCCCCGACTCACTTGTACACGGCAACTCGGCGCAGGTCAGAGGGGGCCAGCCGGTAGCCGCACTCCTCCCAGGCTTCCTTGCAGGCCACCTCCTCCAGCGACAGCCCCGACTGGTCCACAAGGCCTGCACACAGCTCGTACGTCACCCCCACAGAGCCGGGCAGAGCGGGCAGCAGCCCCTGGGGCGCGTCCTGGTCTATGGCTGCCAGGGACCCTGGGAAGCGGCGTTCCACCTCGCCCGCGTACACAGCTGGATAGGGGGAGGGAGAGCACCCCTATGTGATCCACTCTTACTGGCTGGCCTGGGCCAGACCCCCTTTTGGAGCCCCCCCTGGTGCCCCCTCCCCATGTTTGCACTCAGACCCTGGGGACCAAAGGAGCCAGGTGGGTGGTGTGGGGGTGATGGCCCTGCAGATGGTCTCATTCTGCACCCCAGGCAGCCTCACCTGGCCGGAactgcttcaccaacaccaggcACCTCCTGGACGAGTTGAACATGAGGATGGCCACGCtgcggggggtgggggcaggtgtCTGCTCAGCACAGACACAACCCCCTTCCTCCCGGAGCCCTGGTTCCCATCCTGTTCTCGGCCTCCTTGTCTCCCCTCTCCAACAGCCTGGAAAAGGTGGGCCCCTTGCTCTGATGGGGAAATTGAGTCCCAGGCAGGGCCAGAGCTTGCCAGGCTCATGGTCAGAGCCAGGACCCAGCTGGCTGGGGTGAGGTGGGGAGAAGGACACGTGGGGCAGCTGGACAGGTCAGGAGTGGCATGTCGGCAGCTGAGGCCAGTTGACTGACAAGACACGTGGCCTCTGCAGCCAGCTGCTCACCGGCCACACTCCTGGAGCCACGGCCCATCTAGCCAGACCCATGATGCTGTGGGCAAGGGTACCAGGACAGCTAGCTCCAAAGGGCCTGCCCACCGCCATAGCTCAGACACAGCCTCCATGGCCTCAGAGCTGACCCttcagggacaggaaagctgtggAGGTCCAGAGACATGAGGGACCCAGAAAGGCTGGGGCAGGGACGGGACTTCCTCCTCCAGGCCCCATTGTGCCCCTGGGCAGCCAGGCCAGGCTGGGCCCTCACCTGTCATGCGTCTTCATGAAGTCCCACGACTTCTGGGTGCCATTCTGAAAGAGGCGGAGCAGCAGTCAGGGCCAGCCACCAGGCAGCAGTCAAAGCAGGTGCCGGACAGGCACAGGGTGGGCCGCAGGGCAGGCAGCACAGTGCAGAGGATGCTCCTGGGAGCTGGGAAGACTGAACGGATCAAGCTGCGGTGGCTCCTAACCAGGGAGACCCACTCACAGGCTGGGCCCATCAGGAACTGGGAGATGCAGTGGGTAGGAGGGGGGAAACAGCCTGGGCTGGGCGGGGAGGTCAAGGATGGCCTGACCCCAGGAGGGATAAGGCAGAAAACCAGGGCAAAGGGCAGAAAAGGCATCCCAGACACAACATGAACCACTGCCCAGTGCCCCAGTGCAGGACGTGGGGCTGAGCACATGGGGCTGCAAAGAGGTGTATGCTATCACCAAATGTGGTAAGCACCAGACATGGTAAgctaaaacctgctgccatcgagtcgattccgactcatagcgaccccatagggcagggtagaactgccccatagagtttccaaggagcacccttaAAAGGGTACCACCCCCAGGATCGGCTGGGGTGGTGGAACCCAAGCAGATGAAGATCGTACTGCAGTGCTAGGTGGTTCAATGCTGTGACTGGACactgagagtctgggggccagagGCGAGGGATCGCCacttggtttctgtcttgggccaTCTCTTGTGTGTCCCTGTCCTATGCTGAAATCCACGCAGCCTGACCTGGCCAGACCCACTTCCCTCTACCAAGCCACACCCCCCCACCCTGGGCCCCATATGTTGGCAGGGCTCCCAGGACCCAGACTGCATCCAGGGAGCAAAGAGGACAGTACAGGGcaggggcctgggcctgggccggGCCCACTGTGGGCAGCCAGGACAGACACGAATAGGGCTGCTGCAAGCAGAGACATGAGGGGCCCAGAACCCGCCAGCTGGGTGGGCATGGGGTCACTGAGGCCAGGCTTGGGGCTGCAGCAAGGAGGGGCCATTCTACCCAGCCCCGACCCCTTCCCCAAGGGATCTCTGCTGATAGGGTTGGGCCTGGGCTCCCTGAGGTCCCGCCCTGTGGAGGCACACCTCCAGTGTCCAGTGGCCCATCTACCACCCAGTCACTTGGGCAGCCTCCAGGCCCTGGCGAGCAGCTGGCCCTACCCTGGGCTCTGTCCAGGTGGAGGAGGGGCCAGGCCGTGAAAGGTACCTGGACCTGAGCAGGACATACAGGAAATACAGCCAGGCTCAGAAAAGGGAGGATGCTAAAGGGACAGGAGCTTggtgagggcttcctggaggaggtggctgCCAAGACTTGCAGGTGGGGCAGTATACAGGCAGGGCCCAGAAGCAGCTCCAGGGCAGGTGGGAAGGCTGGTCTGAGCTTGGCCAGGAGGCAGCAGGTGAGGAGGTGCGGCGGCCTCGGTTTCCATGGGGTTGGGTGTCCTGTGGCACA from Elephas maximus indicus isolate mEleMax1 chromosome 10, mEleMax1 primary haplotype, whole genome shotgun sequence includes:
- the NUDT14 gene encoding uridine diphosphate glucose pyrophosphatase NUDT14 isoform X5, producing the protein MERIEGAAVSRCADSPYLRPLTLHYRQNGTQKSWDFMKTHDSVAILMFNSSRRCLVLVKQFRPAVYAGEVERRFPGSLAAIDQDAPQGLLPALPGSVGVTYELCAGLVDQSGLSLEEVACKEAWEECGYRLAPSDLRRVAVYNPWYIQYSSPTPQFRGVNSSLVFLIHSPAFTCI
- the NUDT14 gene encoding uridine diphosphate glucose pyrophosphatase NUDT14 isoform X4 codes for the protein MKTHDSVAILMFNSSRRCLVLVKQFRPAVYAGEVERRFPGSLAAIDQDAPQGLLPALPGSVGVTYELCAGLVDQSGLSLEEVACKEAWEECGYRLAPSDLRRVAVYKSGVGLTSSNQTMFYTEVTDAQRGGPGGGLVEEGELIEVVHLPLDGAQAFADDPDVPKTLGVIFGIFWFLSRVAPGLGAQ
- the NUDT14 gene encoding uridine diphosphate glucose pyrophosphatase NUDT14 isoform X1 is translated as MERIEGAAVSRCADSPYLRPLTLHYRQNGTQKSWDFMKTHDSVAILMFNSSRRCLVLVKQFRPAVYAGEVERRFPGSLAAIDQDAPQGLLPALPGSVGVTYELCAGLVDQSGLSLEEVACKEAWEECGYRLAPSDLRRVAVYKSGVGLTSSNQTMFYTEVTDAQRGGPGGGLVEEGELIEVVHLPLDGAQAFADDPDVPKTLGVIFGIFWFLSRVAPGLGAQ
- the NUDT14 gene encoding uridine diphosphate glucose pyrophosphatase NUDT14 isoform X3 — protein: MERIEGAAVSRCADSPYLRPLTLHYRQNGTQKSWDFMKTHDSVAILMFNSSRRCLVLVKQFRPAVYAGEVERRFPGSLAAIDQDAPQGLLPALPGSVGVTYELCAGLVDQSGLSLEEVACKEAWEECGYRLAPSDLRRVAVYKSGVGLTSSNQTMFYTEVTDAQRGGPGGGLVEEGPRASAQAVSTARTCLSGPTLAAL